A region of uncultured Desulfobacter sp. DNA encodes the following proteins:
- a CDS encoding ATP-binding cassette domain-containing protein, which yields MLNIESITKGFADQVLLENAGIQINSGERVGLVGRNGHGKTTLLNIIAGMDHPDEGRVIIPSGYRIGVLSQHIKFSKPTVLEEAMLGLLAHEHDHFWKAEKILSGLGFSETDMQKDPMQFSGGYQVRLNLAKVLVSEPDLLILDEPTNYLDITSIRWITGFLVSWPREMLLVTHDRGFMDNVVTHIVGIHRRKMKKIQGDTAKYYLQVAQDEEIYEKTRVNEEKRKKEIELFISRFRAKARLANMVQSRIKTLAKLDTKDKLAELKNLDFSFNYLPFAGKQVLTVEDLSFGYEKNNPLIKDFSLTVYPGDRVAVIGKNGKGKTTLLKLISQNMEPDSGWVKSNPGVETGYFEQTNIQTLNPEFTVEEEILHAYPETDRQTARNICGAMMFEQDAALKKISVLSGGEKARVMLGKLLIRPLNLVLLDEPSNHLDIEASDAFVEALNAFDGAVVLVTHNEMFLHALANRLVIFTSGGIDIFDGTYQEFLEKQGWEDEELIPVKKKKVAQLPKKELRKKKSELVADRSKQLTPLNKKISKLENDIEAKETKMARVNKELLDASRDQDGLKIVTLSKEHAKLESDIEVLFDSLTEITERADKIKQKFDRELSDLEGMD from the coding sequence ATGCTCAATATTGAATCCATAACCAAAGGATTCGCAGATCAGGTGCTGCTGGAGAATGCCGGCATTCAGATCAATTCCGGTGAACGGGTGGGGCTGGTGGGAAGAAACGGCCATGGAAAAACCACACTTTTAAATATAATTGCAGGCATGGACCACCCCGATGAAGGGCGCGTTATCATTCCCAGCGGATATCGGATCGGTGTGCTGTCCCAGCATATAAAATTCAGCAAACCCACTGTTCTTGAAGAGGCCATGCTGGGTCTTTTGGCTCATGAGCATGATCATTTCTGGAAAGCTGAAAAAATTCTGTCAGGTCTTGGATTTTCAGAAACAGACATGCAAAAGGATCCCATGCAGTTTTCCGGCGGCTATCAGGTGCGTTTAAACCTTGCCAAGGTGCTGGTGTCCGAACCTGATCTGTTAATCCTTGATGAGCCCACCAATTATCTGGATATTACATCCATCCGCTGGATTACCGGGTTTCTTGTTTCCTGGCCAAGGGAAATGCTTCTGGTGACCCATGACCGCGGCTTCATGGATAATGTGGTCACCCATATTGTGGGCATTCACCGTCGCAAGATGAAAAAGATACAGGGAGACACCGCAAAATACTATCTGCAGGTGGCCCAGGATGAAGAGATCTATGAGAAAACCCGGGTAAATGAGGAAAAGAGAAAAAAAGAGATTGAACTGTTCATCTCACGGTTCCGTGCCAAGGCACGCCTTGCCAACATGGTGCAGTCCAGGATCAAGACCCTGGCCAAACTTGACACAAAGGATAAACTGGCAGAACTTAAAAATCTGGATTTTTCCTTTAACTATCTTCCTTTTGCCGGAAAGCAGGTCCTGACCGTCGAAGATTTAAGTTTCGGATATGAAAAAAACAATCCTTTGATAAAAGATTTTTCCCTGACCGTCTACCCTGGTGACCGCGTGGCCGTGATCGGTAAAAACGGCAAAGGTAAAACAACGCTGCTCAAACTGATCAGTCAGAACATGGAGCCGGATTCAGGCTGGGTGAAATCCAATCCGGGTGTGGAGACCGGATATTTCGAGCAGACCAACATCCAGACGCTGAATCCCGAGTTCACCGTGGAAGAGGAAATTTTGCACGCCTATCCTGAAACAGACCGCCAGACCGCCAGAAACATCTGCGGCGCCATGATGTTTGAACAGGATGCCGCCTTAAAAAAAATCAGTGTGCTGTCGGGCGGCGAAAAAGCCCGGGTCATGCTGGGCAAGCTTTTGATCCGGCCTTTGAATCTTGTGCTTTTGGATGAGCCGTCAAATCACCTGGACATTGAAGCCAGTGATGCCTTTGTGGAGGCTTTGAATGCCTTTGACGGCGCGGTGGTTCTGGTTACCCACAATGAGATGTTCCTGCATGCCCTGGCAAATCGTCTGGTGATCTTTACTTCCGGCGGCATTGACATCTTTGACGGCACGTATCAGGAGTTTCTCGAAAAACAGGGCTGGGAGGATGAAGAGCTGATCCCTGTGAAGAAAAAAAAAGTCGCACAACTGCCTAAAAAAGAGCTGCGCAAGAAAAAATCAGAACTTGTTGCCGACAGGTCAAAGCAGTTAACCCCGTTGAATAAAAAGATCAGCAAACTTGAAAACGACATAGAGGCAAAGGAAACCAAGATGGCCCGGGTAAACAAAGAACTGCTCGACGCATCCCGGGACCAGGACGGATTAAAAATTGTCACTTTGTCCAAAGAACATGCTAAACTGGAATCCGACATTGAAGTCCTGTTTGACAGCCTTACGGAAATAACCGAAAGGGCAGACAAGATAAAACAGAAATTTGACCGGGAATTATCCGATCTCGAAGGTATGGATTAA